The Candidatus Synechococcus calcipolaris G9 genome contains the following window.
GGGAATCCCCAGGCAAGGCTGATGATTATTGGCGAGGGGCCCGGGCAAATGGAGGATGAAACGGGGCTACCCTTTGTGGGTAAGGCGGGCCAACTCTTGGATAAAATCTTGGCATCGGTAAATTTAGATCGCGATCGCGACGTTTACATTTGCAATATCGTGAAATGCCGGCCACCGGGCAACCGTGTCCCCACCCCCGAAGAATCAGCGGCCTGTTTACCCTATCTGTTGGAGCAAATTCGCCTTGTGGATCCAAAAATTATTCTTTTAGCAGGGGCAACGGCAGTGCGGGGACTCTTGAACGAGAAACAAGGCATCACAAAACTGCGGGGAAAATGGCTGGAGTGGAATGGACGGCTGTGTATGCCCATTTTGCACCCAGCGTATCTTCTCCGTAATGCATCACGGCAACCGGGAAGTCCAAAGTGGTTGACCTGGCAAGATATGCAGGCCGTGCGCGATCGCCTCCACCAACTCACATCGCAACCTTAATCAGGTATGAAGGCTTAGTCAGGCATTAGGGCGTAGACATTAGGCTTCTTCGGCG
Protein-coding sequences here:
- a CDS encoding uracil-DNA glycosylase, with protein sequence MNEPQQFSLFEEISPLASDVAPNISEGEAVKLSPDDKIAPEDYDKIPSSSSISIPPGTYENLEALGEHCQVCQRCDLGATRTHVVVSRGNPQARLMIIGEGPGQMEDETGLPFVGKAGQLLDKILASVNLDRDRDVYICNIVKCRPPGNRVPTPEESAACLPYLLEQIRLVDPKIILLAGATAVRGLLNEKQGITKLRGKWLEWNGRLCMPILHPAYLLRNASRQPGSPKWLTWQDMQAVRDRLHQLTSQP